GTTACCTTAATGTCCTGAGATTTTTTTTCTCTAATGGTGACAAGTTGCATAATGACACCAGAAAGTAAATACAAGCTACCAACTAACAATTCTCTACCATATTCAATGCGCCAGTTACGAGCCAAACTCAACAAAGGTTCTCCGACAGCAAACCCCACAATTAAAGCTCCCATTGTCGTTGTTGCAAATAAAGCATTTGCCGCCATGAGATTCTCGCGCCTCACCAATAGCGGGATAACAGCTTGCTCTGCTGGTGCAAAAAACTGCGTCACTGTGGAGATAACGAACGTTAAAATTAATAAAATCGAAAACTCCCTTGGCAACCAAGGAATGGAAATTGTGAGAATGCCACGAATTATGTCTGCTGCAACCAAGACAGGTTTTTTGCGGTAGCGATCGACAAAAATTCCACCAGCCGAGCCAAAGAAAATTGCTGGTAGTGTGAAAGCAAGCATGAGTGTCGATCGCATCGAGTTTTCCATACCTGGTGTCGTCTGATAATTGCCCAAAAGTGCAATCAGCAAAACAAAGAAAACTTTATCGGCAATTTGAGAGAATATCTGCCCAATCCACATCAACATAAAAGGTTGATTTTTGAGTAAGGCGCGGAATCCTCTACCAAAATTGGGTGGTTCTTCAACAGGAAACATAAAATTAGTGATGAGTGGCTAGTGGCTAGTGATTAGTTATAGCAATTTCTCCTCTACTGCCTTTACCTCTCCATATTGCTCTAACAGCATAATCAAAAATTCAGCAGCAGTTAGGTACGCTAATGTTTGTGAGTCTTTTACGTAGTAGCCGGAAACACTTTGCGGCGATCGCCATAGTGTTAAATGATCGACAGCAGGTTCAGCATAGAAATTATGACTACCACTTCCCAGCATGACAGAACTCCAATGAGTAAAGTAATCATGACTGAGGCGATGTAGGGGAAAGTTGCCAAAAAGCGGAACTCCCCAACCATCGATTGCAATCAAAGCTAAAACCTGTCCTCCCAAGCTTTGCCACGTATTTGCAGATGAAACTGCGCCTACTACTCCTGCACTAAATGCAATAAAGACGACTGGCGATCGCCGCTGTGGATTACCAAGCTGTGCTTGCAAAAACTGTAAAAGATGAACTGGTGAAAGTACCTCATAGTCGTGATTAGGAAAAATCAGGAAATTGTAAGTATGGCTTGCAGTTGCATTTATGCCTTGAACAAATTCTTGTGTGAGATGAGGTGGATGGATACCTGGGCAAATAACAATGTGCATCAGTCTTTAGAAAGAGAAATTATAAAATTTCCGTAAACTTACTCTGGTTAATCTAGGCAGTCTTAACTCAAACTTTAATAACGGAATGACAACGAGTTATATGTTAGTGGAGTAAAGATGGACACAGCTATGAGCCAAAGGCTAAACAATGCCGATAGTTCATTACAAAATACCATTGATACTCCATTAACAGACGAGGTTGCCAGGCTACAAACACTTGATCAGTGTCACATTCTTGATACTGATCCCGAAAAAACTTTTGATGAACTTACTACCTTAGCTGCGTATATTTGTCAGACACCTATTGCCTACATTAGCTTTGTTGACGCACAACGCTTATGGTTCAAATCGAAAGTTGGAATTGCAACAACAGAAACTCCACGCCAAAGTTCCTTTTGTACTTATACTGTTAATCAATCAGATGTTTTTATCATTCCAGATACAGTAGGTGACGAACGCTTTGCTACCCATCCAATGGTTAGTTCGGAACCTTTTATTCGTTTTTATACTGGTGTACCTCTAATAACAGTTGAAGGTCATCATTTGGGTGCATTGTGTATTATGGATTATGTTCCACGAGAACTCACTTTAGCCCAAGTGGATGCATTACAAAAACTTGCCCATCAGGTAATTCAATTGATTGAGTTACGCCGTAATTTAGGAAATTTAGCAAAACCTAATCAGCACAAAAAAACAGAGAAACAAGGTAAATATTTTCTCAGAGATGTGGCAGCAGGATTTGGAGTAGCTTCGCTAGTTTTGCTGATTGTTGGCACTATTTCCTACCAAAATCTTAATAGGCTAATTAGTACTCATACTCAAGCAACAAACTCCCATGAGGTATTAAAAAAACTGGAAGATGTGGTTTCTCAAATAAAAGATGTAGAAACTGGACAGCGTGGTTATGTCATTACTGGTAAAGAAAATTATTTAGAACCATATAATATAGCTACTTCTTCTATTGAACAAAAACTCGAAGAATTGAGATACTTTATGGGTTCTGACCCAAAGTATCAGCAACAACTAGACAAACTTGAGTCACTGATTCAGCAAAGAATTGCTGTCAGTCAATATGTGATTGATACGCGAAAAAAGTTTGGTTTTGAAACTGCAAAACAATTAGTATTAGCAGGTAGAGGTAAATATCTCATGGAGCAAATCCGCAAAACGGTGCGTGAGATTGAACAAAAAGAAGATGCTATCTTTCAGGAGCGATCGCTACAAGCTCAAGAAAATGCTCACTTTGCTGTTTCTACTTTTACTGCTGGTATTTTACTCAATCTTGGTTTATTTTCAGCAGTTTACTACCTGACATATCGAGAGATTAAACAACGCAAGCGAACTGAAGTCATACTCGAACAAGAACGCGACTTTACATCAGCAGTGCTGAATACAAGTAGTGCTTTAGTATTTGTTACTGATACTCAAGGGAGAATCGTTCGTTTTAATCAAGCTTGTGAAACACTCACTGGCTACTCTTTTAGTGACGTCAGAGGTAAAATTTTTGGGATTTATTGATTCCAAAAGAAGATATAGTGCAAGTCAAAATGCTCTTTCATCAACTTCAAACAAGTTTGTCACATCAACATGAGAATTACTGGCTAACAAAAAATAGCGATCGCCGCTTAATTGCTTGGTCAAATACGGCACTACTTGGAGCAGACGAAGCTGTTGAATATTTCATCAGTACTGGTATTGACATCACTGAGGAAAAGCAAGTCAAAGAAGCTTTACAACAAACAAACACGCTTCAATTAGCAATTTTGAATAGTACAAGCTATATGGTTATTTCTACTGATATAGATGGTAATATTTGTACTTTTAATCATGCTGCCCAAAAATTACTAGGTTACTCGGCTGAAGAAGTTGTTGGCAAAACAACACCAGTCATTTTTCACGCTCTTCGAGAAGTCGTGCAACGAGCACAAGTGTTATCATCTCAGGGAATAGATATTACTCCTGGATTTGACGTCTTTGTTGCCCAAGTGCGGCGGGGAGAAATCGACGAGCAAGAATGGACTTATATCCGTAAAGACGGTAGTCGCTTTCCCATACTTTTATCAATCACAGCTTTACGCGATGTTGATGGCAACATCACTGGATTTCTCGGAATTGGTAGCGATATTAGCGATCGCAAGCAGACAATAGAAGCATTACGTACAAGCGAAGCTAGACTTAATCTAACATTAGAAGCTGCTCAGATGGGCACTTGGAACTGGGATATGCTCACTCACGAAGTGACTTTTTCCGAACGACTAGGGTTTATCTTTGGGTTTCCTCCAGGTACTCATCAAGCAACTTTCCAAAATTTCATCAATATTATCCATCCTGAAGATCGCATAGCTGTTGAGCAAAGTATTACTCGTGCAGTTGAGGGAGGAGTGAATTACAATGTCGAGTTTCGCATTTTTTGGTCTGATGGTAGTTTGCATTGGATAGGTAGCCAAGGTCAAGTTTACTATGACAATGGTCAAGCAATACGTTTAGTGGGAGTATCAATGGATATTACTAAACGCAAGCACACTGAACAAGCACTACAGCAAGCTAACGTCAAGTTAACTGATTGGGTGGGTGAATTAGAAGAGCGTAACCGCGAAATTACTTTTCTAGGCGAAATGAGCGAGATTTTGCAAGCTTGCCACACTGTAGAAGAAGCTTACAAAGTTTTACCAAGTTTAATACAACCTTTATTTCCACAGATTTCCGGCGGCATCTTTCTGATTAATGCTTCTAGGAATATGGTAGAAGCAGTTGCAACATGGGGTACATCTATCAGCCAGACACTCTTTAAATCTGATGATTGTTGGGCACTGCGGCGCGGTAGGGTACACTGCATGGATACGCACACAGGTTTAGTTTGTCAGCATCTTGAGCATGCGCCTTCAAGTACAGCATATCTATGCGTACCCATGATGGCACAAGGTGAAGCCCTCGGACTACTACACTTAAGTTCTCCAGAATTAGCATTAACTCAAGGAAAAAAACAGCTAGCAATTACAGTTGCAGAGCAGATTAGTTGGGCATTAGCTAACTTAAAATTGCGAGAGAAGCTGCAAAATCACAGCATTCGCGATGCACTCACAAATTTATTCAATCGCCGTTATATGGAAGAATCGTTAGAACGCGAACTGTTTCGGTGCGATCGCAAACAGCAACCTTTAGGAGTCATTATGATCGACGTCGATCATTTTAAACGCTTTAATGACACCTTCGGTCACGAAGCCGGCGATGCTATTTTACGTGAAATTGGGCTATTTTTGCAAAGCAATATTCGCAAATCGGATATCGCTTGTCGCTATGGTGGTGAAGAGTTAACGCTAATTTTACCCGAATCTACTTTAGAGACTATTCAACAACGTGCCGAGCAAATCCGTGAGGGTGTGAAGCATTTACGCATTCAACATCGCCAGCAGTTATTAGGTGCAGTTACCCTTTCACTGGGAATTGCTTGTTTTCCTCAACACGGCTCAACTCCTACAACCTTAATTCAAGCAGCAGATGCAGCACTGTACTGTGCTAAAACCTCAGGGCGCGATCGCGTATCAATAGCTGAATCATAACAAGGCGGGATACCTACTTTAGACTTTGTAGCATTAGTTAAATTCACATCTTGCACTTAGCGGTTGAAACCGCAGCTAATCAGGTTACAAACACCTCGATTTTTTATTATCCGTGCCGGCGGAAAGAGTTTGTATAGCCGCGAATTCCATTCGCAAGGTTTGGTGCAAGATATGACTACGTACTAACGTTTGCCGATCAATAAGATTAGTAACAGTATCAATTGATTGACAAGCTGATATAGCTTTCTAAAAAAGCAACTCTCGTAGTCTCAAGAGATTATGACGTTACTGATTTGTCATGTTTTCCTCATACTGAGGTCGCTCGGACACCAATAAATAGTATTTCTGTATACAAAAAACAAGCAGATATCACTTTAAGATAACAAACTTGTCTCTAGATAGATGCAACTCCTCAGTATTACTAGTCCGTGGCAGGAGAACGGTCACAAAATGATAAACAAGTTTAATAGACGTAAATTTCTTGTATATGGTTCGGCAACATTTGGGACAAGCCTATTGCTGAAAGCTTGTGCAAATGATGAAACAACGACTACTACCAGTGCCACAAATGCTTCATCACCGACGGCTACTGGCGCTAGTGGTGGCGGAGACACTATCAGAGTAGGTATTTTACACTCGCTGAGTGGCACTATGGCAATTAGCGAGCAAAGCGTTGTTGATGCCGAACAGTTAGCAATTGAGGAAATCAATAATGCTGGTGGTGTACTAGGCAAAAGAATTGAAGCGATCGTTGAAGATGGAGCTTCAAATTGGGATACTTTTAGAGAAAAAGCCACAAAATTAATTGACCAAGATCGAGTTGTGGCTGTATTTGGTTGTTGGACTTCTGCAAGTCGTAAGAATGTCTTACCTGTTTTTGAACAAAAAGATCACATGCTCTGGTATCCAGTGCAGTATGAAGGGCAAGAATGTTCTCGCAATATCTTTTACACAGGAGCAGCACCAAATCAACAAATCGAACCATCTGTAGATTGGTTACTCCAAAACAAAGGCACCGATTTCTTTTTAGTCGGTTCTGATTATGTTTTCCCCCGCACTGCAAACACAATCATCAAAGCGCAAGTTGCCGAAAAAGGTGGCAGAGTTCTCGGAGAAGATTACTTACCATTAGGCAATACCGAAGTTACACCAATTATCACCAAAATTAGACAAGCTTTACCCAATGGCGGTGTCATTTACAACACTTTGAATGGCGATAGTAATGTAGCATTCTTTAAACAACTACAAGGTGCAGGCTTGACCCCAGATCGCTATCCTTCAATGTCAGTCAGTATTGCAGAAGAAGAAGTCCGCGCTATCGGTGCTGACTATCTTGAAGGACATTATGCCGCGTGGAACTACTTCCAAACAGTAGAAACTCCAGAAAATCAAAGATTTGTCCAAGCTTTTAGACAAAAGTACGGACAAGATCGCGTCACTAACGATCCGATGGAAGCTGCTTACATTGCAGTTTACTTGTGGAAGCAAGCTGTCGAAAAAGCAGGAACAGCAGAAGATTTAGCAAAAGTCCGCGCCGCTGCTTATGGGCAAACGCTAAATGCTCCTGAGGGTACAGTCACAATGCAACCGAACCATCATATTTCCAAAGTTGTCCGTATTGGTCAAGTCAGAAGTGATGGCATGTTTGAGATTGTTAACTCTACTGATTCAGCTGTCGAGCCTATTCCTTGGAATCAATTTGTGAAGGAAACCAAGGGTTATGCCTGTGATTGGTCTGATCCTAATAAAGGTGGCAGATTCAAAGCTGCTTAGAAGCTAGAGGCTAGGGACTAGAGGCTTTCAGTCTTTGGTTCCTAGTTTGTTTTAGGAGGCAAAGCGTGCTAATTGGATTATTTGACGGCTTGTTTAATGGCATTAGTATTGGTGCTGTATTGTTGATTGCAGCGCTAGGACTAGCAATTGTATTTGGGCTAATGGGCGTGATCAATTTGGCGCATGGTGAATTGATGATGCTAGGTGCCTATACTACGTTCGTCGTGCAGAATGTTTTTAGGCAATTTGGCGAACCTTTTTTTGAGATTTACATCTTTTTTGCCTTAATTGCTGCATTCTTTGTGACTGCGGGGGTGGGATTAATTCTCGAACGAGGAGTGATTCGCTATCTTTACGGGCGTCCTTTAGAAACCCTGCTTGCTACTTGGGGCGTTAGTTTGATTTTGCAGCAGTTTGTGCGCAGTGTAAACTGGGTTTTGGTCATTGGTTTAGCAGTATTTTGTATCTTGTTTTTTGGTGGTTTGTGGGTTTTAAATCGCCGTCAAAGTGCTTTTCATAAATGGGCGATCGCCGCATTGTTACCGTTATCTTTAGGAATTGCGATCGCTGCTGGGAGATTTTTAGCCGATACCTATCAGCTAGCAGTGACTAGACCTTGGTTTGGCGCACAAAACGTCGATGTCTCTGCACCAAGGTGGCTGCGTGGCGGTTTACCGTTAGGCAATTTCCAATTACCTTATGCAAGACTATTCATCATTGCATTAACAATCGTCTGCGTTGCTGGACTTTACTACTTCTTACAGCGATCGCCCTGGGGATTACGCATTCGCGCTGTCACTCAAAATCGCAGTATGAGTTCGTGTTTGGGAATTCCTACCCAAAAAGTCGATGCCCTCACATTTGCCTTAGGTTCGGGTCTAGCTGGTGTTGCGGGGTGTGCAATCAGCTATCTCGGTTCCGTAGGACCAAATACTGGACAAAACTACATCGTTGATACCTTTATGGTTGTCGTTGTTGGTGGTGTCGGTAAGTTAGTAGGTACAATTGTTGCTGCCTTAGCAATTGGTACTGTAAACTATCTCGTCGGTTCAGGTACGTTGGCACTTCTATTTACCCCCATTCAGCCACTTGCTGATTTCTTTACCTTTTTTGCAACCACAAGCATGGCAAAGGTGATGGTCTTTGCTTTAATTATTGCCTTTTTACAAGTGCGTCCTGGCGGTATATTCCCTCAAAAAGGGCGTACTGTTGATGCTTAAACAGGGGCGTTAGCAAAGCGGGACAAAGTCTGGAGTGAGGGGAAAAGGAAATAAGGAAATTAAGGAGAGGTAGCAGTGGATGCAGTTTCACGCCTTGGGGCTAGAGGTAAGCGACAGACATTGTGGATAGAGGTAGGAATTGTACTTGCGATCGCATTGTTTTTAATTCTTGTAATGCCTGCGGTATTGAGTAATTTTCGTCTTAACTTGCTGGGGCGATTTTTATCATTAGCAATTGTTGCTTTAGGAATTGATTTAATCTGGGGATACACTGGCTTATTAAGTTTAGGTCACGGCATTTTCTTTGCATTAGGTGGATATGCGATCGCCATGCATATCAAACTCGAAGATGCTGATGGTGGATTGCCAGACTTTATGAGTTTATATGGCGGTACGGAATTACCCTGGTTTTGGGAACCTTTTTATTCTTTCCCTTTTGCAACTTTTGCTGTTGTGACTATTCCAGCACTTCTTGCTGGAGTTCTTGGGTATTTAGTCTTTCGCAATCGCATCAAAGGTGTTTATTTTTCTATCCTTACCCAAGCAGCAACCATTGTCTTTTTTAACTTTTTTAATGGACAGCAAAAATTATTTAACGGTACCAATGGTTTAACGAATTTTCAAACACTGTTAGGCACATCAGTTAACACTCAATCAACACAATTTGTTTTTTATAGCCTGACAATTGTTCTCCTTGCTGGTGCTTACGCCCTTTGTCGTTGGTTAACAAGCGGACGCTTTGGACGCTTACTCATGGCAATTCGCGATGATGAAAGTCGCGTACGGTTTTCAGGATACAATCCCACAGAATTTAAAGTCCTTGTTTTCGCCGTTTCTGGTGCACTAGCAGGTATTGCCGGAGCAATGTACACTCTCCAAAGTGGTTCTGTGTCGCCTAGATTAATGGATGTTGCTTTCTCGATTGAAATGGTAATTTGGGTAGCTATTGGTGGCAGAGGAACACTTGTTGGAGCAATTTTAGGCGCACTATTAGTTAACTACGCGCGGAGTTTCTTAAGCGAACAATTTGCTGAAATTTGGTTATTTTTCCAAGGCGCACTATTTTTAATTGTTGTCACAGTTCTACCAGATGGAATTGTTGGTTGGCTAAAAAGTCAAGGAATTCAAAATCTAGGACGACGCAAGCAATCTTTCACTTACCCTAGCTTAGAAGAAGATCCTGAAGTTCAGCAGGAAAGAAAAGAAATAGGGGTGAGGAGTGAGGAGTGAGGGAAGTTTGTTGTAGCCTCTTTATAAAGAGTTAGATATCAAGTTCATTATTAAAATATTTCTAATTAAGTGGAGGATTTTCAATCTACAAGCTGAAATTTATAATTGTTGCAGGAGCATTATGCCAGAAAAAATTTTAGAAATTGAAGATGTAACAGTTAGCTTTGATGGTTTCAAAGCCTTAAACGATCTTAACTTCAACTTAGATGTCGGCGAACTAAGAGTTATTATCGGTCCAAATGGAGCCGGAAAAACGACATTTTTAGATGTCATTACAGGCAAAACTAAACCAACAAAAGGAAGAGTTTTATTCAAAGGACGCAACTTGCGATCGCTCAGCGAACATCAAATTGCTAGACTTGGAATCGGTCGTAAGTTTCAAACTCCACGTGTCTACCTCAATTTAACACCAAGAGAAAATCTTGAACTGACCAGCAACCGCACCAAAAATGTTTGGTCAACTTTAGTAGGTAAACCAAAAAGTGCTGAACGTAACTCAATAGCAGGTTTACTCGAAACGATTGGTTTAAGTTCTCGCGCTGATATTCTCGCAGGCTTACTCTCACATGGCGAAAAACAGCGATTAGAAATTGGGATGCTAGTTGCGCAATCTCCCGATCTACTCCTCGTAGATGAACCTGTTGCAGGGTTAACAGACGAAGAAACCGAAAATATTGGCGACTTGTTACTTGCTTTAGCTGAAAGTCATTCGATTTTGGTGATTGAACATGATATGGAGTTCGTTCGCCAAATTGCGCGAAAAGTCACTGTTCTGCATCAAGGTTCAGTACTGTGTGAAGGAAATATCGATCAAGTCCAAAACGATCCTAAAGTTATTGAAGTGTATTTAGGACAACCAATGGATGATGCACATACAACTCATTCACTCGCACTCGAAACTTCAGGATCAGAACTGTAAGTTAACGTATTCAATAAAATAGAAAATATGAGTTACACTCGTGATGCGATCGCCCCAGATGCAACCGCAGTTAGTCAAGACAAAACGCTGCAAGTCTCCGATCTTAATGTTTACTACGGCGAAAGTCATATTCTCCGCAATGTCGATTTAAGTGTTCCCGCAGGACAAATGGTGTGTCTCATTGGACGCAATGGTGTTGGCAAGACAACACTCCTAAAGTCAATTATGGGGTTAATTCGTCCTCGTAGTGGTGCGATCGCCTTTGATGGTGCAGTCATTAACTCAAAAACTCCCGATCAACGTGCCAAGTTAGGAATTGGTTATGTTCCGCAAGGAAGAGAAATTATCCCTCGCTTAACTGTAAAAGAAAATCTACTCCTCGGACTCGAAGCACGACGCAATAGCAAACATAGTAAGGAAATTGCCGCAGAAATTTTTGAACTGTTTCCCGTACTGAAAACAATGCTATCGCGCATGGGTGGTGATTTGAGTGGCGGACAACAACAACAACTCGCGATCGCGCGGGCTTTGATGGGACAACCACGATTACTTGTCTTAGATGAACCCACCGAAGGTATTCAACCATCAATTATTTTAGAGATCGAAGCTGCTGTGCGGCGAATTATTGCTACTACAGGAATTTCAGTATTGTTAGTTGAACAACATCTTCATTTTGTTCGTCAAGCAGATTACTACTATGCAATGCAAAAAGGCGGTATTGTTGCTTCTGGCAGTACCAGTGAATTAAGTCAAGATGTCATTCAAAGATTCTTGGCTGTCTGAATTTTATTTATTAGCATCAGTTAGTCAAATCTAATTAAAGTAGTTTAATTAGATAAATTAAACTCTCTTTTTTACTTGGTAGCGATCGCGCAATAAAAAATCCTGGAATGAGCTTATACATGTAGCCAGAAGTAGGGTGACACCCAGTAGCTCAAGTATAAATTTCCAGGATGTGAATATGCGTTGCGATTTGTTTTTCCTGCTATTAGCCATGTTAATTGCTTGTAAACAAATCAACTTCTAACTAAAGAATAATTTTATAATAAAGCCTCTGTGTATTCTTTAT
Above is a genomic segment from Gloeocapsopsis sp. IPPAS B-1203 containing:
- a CDS encoding MFS transporter, which encodes MFPVEEPPNFGRGFRALLKNQPFMLMWIGQIFSQIADKVFFVLLIALLGNYQTTPGMENSMRSTLMLAFTLPAIFFGSAGGIFVDRYRKKPVLVAADIIRGILTISIPWLPREFSILLILTFVISTVTQFFAPAEQAVIPLLVRRENLMAANALFATTTMGALIVGFAVGEPLLSLARNWRIEYGRELLVGSLYLLSGVIMQLVTIREKKSQDIKVTTVHPWSDFKAGLRYLQRNRLIWNAMLQLTLLYSVFAALTVLTIELAAEIGLRETQFGFLLAASGVGMALGAGILGHWGDRFHHKPLPLYGFLSMAFVLAVFTFISNLPLGLGLSALLGLGASLIGVPMQTLIQQQTPPEMHGKVFGFQNNAVNIALSLPLAITGPLADALGLRTVLLGMSLFVIIVGFWAWKNTRRVLRDAL
- a CDS encoding CHASE3 domain-containing protein is translated as MDTAMSQRLNNADSSLQNTIDTPLTDEVARLQTLDQCHILDTDPEKTFDELTTLAAYICQTPIAYISFVDAQRLWFKSKVGIATTETPRQSSFCTYTVNQSDVFIIPDTVGDERFATHPMVSSEPFIRFYTGVPLITVEGHHLGALCIMDYVPRELTLAQVDALQKLAHQVIQLIELRRNLGNLAKPNQHKKTEKQGKYFLRDVAAGFGVASLVLLIVGTISYQNLNRLISTHTQATNSHEVLKKLEDVVSQIKDVETGQRGYVITGKENYLEPYNIATSSIEQKLEELRYFMGSDPKYQQQLDKLESLIQQRIAVSQYVIDTRKKFGFETAKQLVLAGRGKYLMEQIRKTVREIEQKEDAIFQERSLQAQENAHFAVSTFTAGILLNLGLFSAVYYLTYREIKQRKRTEVILEQERDFTSAVLNTSSALVFVTDTQGRIVRFNQACETLTGYSFSDVRGKIFGIY
- a CDS encoding sensor domain-containing diguanylate cyclase, with protein sequence MLFHQLQTSLSHQHENYWLTKNSDRRLIAWSNTALLGADEAVEYFISTGIDITEEKQVKEALQQTNTLQLAILNSTSYMVISTDIDGNICTFNHAAQKLLGYSAEEVVGKTTPVIFHALREVVQRAQVLSSQGIDITPGFDVFVAQVRRGEIDEQEWTYIRKDGSRFPILLSITALRDVDGNITGFLGIGSDISDRKQTIEALRTSEARLNLTLEAAQMGTWNWDMLTHEVTFSERLGFIFGFPPGTHQATFQNFINIIHPEDRIAVEQSITRAVEGGVNYNVEFRIFWSDGSLHWIGSQGQVYYDNGQAIRLVGVSMDITKRKHTEQALQQANVKLTDWVGELEERNREITFLGEMSEILQACHTVEEAYKVLPSLIQPLFPQISGGIFLINASRNMVEAVATWGTSISQTLFKSDDCWALRRGRVHCMDTHTGLVCQHLEHAPSSTAYLCVPMMAQGEALGLLHLSSPELALTQGKKQLAITVAEQISWALANLKLREKLQNHSIRDALTNLFNRRYMEESLERELFRCDRKQQPLGVIMIDVDHFKRFNDTFGHEAGDAILREIGLFLQSNIRKSDIACRYGGEELTLILPESTLETIQQRAEQIREGVKHLRIQHRQQLLGAVTLSLGIACFPQHGSTPTTLIQAADAALYCAKTSGRDRVSIAES
- the urtA gene encoding urea ABC transporter substrate-binding protein, yielding MNKFNRRKFLVYGSATFGTSLLLKACANDETTTTTSATNASSPTATGASGGGDTIRVGILHSLSGTMAISEQSVVDAEQLAIEEINNAGGVLGKRIEAIVEDGASNWDTFREKATKLIDQDRVVAVFGCWTSASRKNVLPVFEQKDHMLWYPVQYEGQECSRNIFYTGAAPNQQIEPSVDWLLQNKGTDFFLVGSDYVFPRTANTIIKAQVAEKGGRVLGEDYLPLGNTEVTPIITKIRQALPNGGVIYNTLNGDSNVAFFKQLQGAGLTPDRYPSMSVSIAEEEVRAIGADYLEGHYAAWNYFQTVETPENQRFVQAFRQKYGQDRVTNDPMEAAYIAVYLWKQAVEKAGTAEDLAKVRAAAYGQTLNAPEGTVTMQPNHHISKVVRIGQVRSDGMFEIVNSTDSAVEPIPWNQFVKETKGYACDWSDPNKGGRFKAA
- the urtB gene encoding urea ABC transporter permease subunit UrtB, encoding MLIGLFDGLFNGISIGAVLLIAALGLAIVFGLMGVINLAHGELMMLGAYTTFVVQNVFRQFGEPFFEIYIFFALIAAFFVTAGVGLILERGVIRYLYGRPLETLLATWGVSLILQQFVRSVNWVLVIGLAVFCILFFGGLWVLNRRQSAFHKWAIAALLPLSLGIAIAAGRFLADTYQLAVTRPWFGAQNVDVSAPRWLRGGLPLGNFQLPYARLFIIALTIVCVAGLYYFLQRSPWGLRIRAVTQNRSMSSCLGIPTQKVDALTFALGSGLAGVAGCAISYLGSVGPNTGQNYIVDTFMVVVVGGVGKLVGTIVAALAIGTVNYLVGSGTLALLFTPIQPLADFFTFFATTSMAKVMVFALIIAFLQVRPGGIFPQKGRTVDA
- the urtC gene encoding urea ABC transporter permease subunit UrtC: MDAVSRLGARGKRQTLWIEVGIVLAIALFLILVMPAVLSNFRLNLLGRFLSLAIVALGIDLIWGYTGLLSLGHGIFFALGGYAIAMHIKLEDADGGLPDFMSLYGGTELPWFWEPFYSFPFATFAVVTIPALLAGVLGYLVFRNRIKGVYFSILTQAATIVFFNFFNGQQKLFNGTNGLTNFQTLLGTSVNTQSTQFVFYSLTIVLLAGAYALCRWLTSGRFGRLLMAIRDDESRVRFSGYNPTEFKVLVFAVSGALAGIAGAMYTLQSGSVSPRLMDVAFSIEMVIWVAIGGRGTLVGAILGALLVNYARSFLSEQFAEIWLFFQGALFLIVVTVLPDGIVGWLKSQGIQNLGRRKQSFTYPSLEEDPEVQQERKEIGVRSEE
- the urtD gene encoding urea ABC transporter ATP-binding protein UrtD — translated: MPEKILEIEDVTVSFDGFKALNDLNFNLDVGELRVIIGPNGAGKTTFLDVITGKTKPTKGRVLFKGRNLRSLSEHQIARLGIGRKFQTPRVYLNLTPRENLELTSNRTKNVWSTLVGKPKSAERNSIAGLLETIGLSSRADILAGLLSHGEKQRLEIGMLVAQSPDLLLVDEPVAGLTDEETENIGDLLLALAESHSILVIEHDMEFVRQIARKVTVLHQGSVLCEGNIDQVQNDPKVIEVYLGQPMDDAHTTHSLALETSGSEL
- the urtE gene encoding urea ABC transporter ATP-binding subunit UrtE, producing MSYTRDAIAPDATAVSQDKTLQVSDLNVYYGESHILRNVDLSVPAGQMVCLIGRNGVGKTTLLKSIMGLIRPRSGAIAFDGAVINSKTPDQRAKLGIGYVPQGREIIPRLTVKENLLLGLEARRNSKHSKEIAAEIFELFPVLKTMLSRMGGDLSGGQQQQLAIARALMGQPRLLVLDEPTEGIQPSIILEIEAAVRRIIATTGISVLLVEQHLHFVRQADYYYAMQKGGIVASGSTSELSQDVIQRFLAV